The following are encoded in a window of Collinsella aerofaciens genomic DNA:
- a CDS encoding ribbon-helix-helix domain-containing protein — MATATAVLRIPEDLSNRYNHLAKSTGRTKTFYMTEALAAEIYRLEYEYGLMNYPGGVWLRGMPV; from the coding sequence ATGGCAACCGCCACCGCAGTCCTGAGAATCCCCGAGGACCTCTCGAACAGGTACAACCACCTGGCGAAGTCGACGGGCCGCACGAAAACCTTCTACATGACGGAGGCCCTCGCCGCGGAGATATACAGGCTCGAATACGAGTACGGCCTCATGAATTATCCGGGAGGCGTTTGGTTGCGAGGCATGCCAGTGTGA
- a CDS encoding sensor histidine kinase, producing the protein MPLSFVIARYFAYAFAAVATAWLASFMVLSAAINAGLVYEASWGPANAREVAGGLARDGVCGQQDVPTAYRYLILNKDGYVLMTDLEGTRLEDATEMARTALAADPGTVEIEGGGSGLTYAAFPLKGGGACALVSEYLPQWVSRDLAGLLPNPQNLMLVGAAVGSALALALVARRASRVISRKMAPLAEAAGRVGAGELDFAVGSTNVREVNDVLAAMDAMRASLAESLEARWAAERGQREQMASLAHDLKTPLTVLRANADFVAEELEDENDSDLSAAARDIAGGVERLDGYVRLLIEASRGSGGAERAPMRPAELCEQVLAEAAQIARARGVTLDAATGPAVAGAPEAPLDRTALARAAANLVANAAEHAHSRVAVSCDVAGGHLVIEVADDGPGFSPAALERGCERLFTDDSSRSSRDGGRHYGLGLHVASEAASAHGGSVSLANSPSGGAVVTIAVSLCGI; encoded by the coding sequence ATGCCGCTCTCCTTCGTCATCGCGCGCTACTTCGCCTACGCGTTCGCGGCGGTCGCCACGGCGTGGCTCGCCTCGTTCATGGTGCTCTCCGCGGCGATCAACGCGGGCCTCGTCTACGAGGCAAGCTGGGGGCCGGCCAATGCGCGCGAGGTCGCGGGGGGCCTGGCACGCGACGGCGTCTGTGGGCAGCAGGACGTGCCGACGGCGTACCGCTACCTCATCCTGAACAAGGACGGATACGTGCTGATGACAGACCTCGAGGGCACGCGGCTCGAGGACGCGACGGAAATGGCCCGTACGGCACTCGCCGCGGATCCGGGCACAGTGGAGATCGAGGGCGGTGGTTCGGGCCTCACCTACGCCGCGTTCCCGCTCAAGGGCGGCGGGGCCTGCGCACTCGTCAGCGAGTACCTGCCGCAGTGGGTCTCGCGCGACCTCGCCGGCCTGCTTCCCAACCCGCAGAACCTCATGCTCGTCGGCGCCGCTGTGGGAAGCGCGCTCGCGCTTGCGCTCGTGGCGCGCCGTGCGAGCCGCGTGATCTCGCGCAAGATGGCGCCGCTCGCGGAGGCGGCGGGGCGCGTCGGCGCGGGGGAGCTCGACTTCGCGGTCGGCAGCACCAACGTGCGTGAGGTGAACGACGTCCTCGCCGCGATGGACGCCATGCGGGCCTCCCTCGCCGAGTCGCTCGAGGCCCGCTGGGCCGCGGAGCGGGGGCAGCGCGAGCAGATGGCGTCGCTCGCCCACGACCTCAAGACGCCGCTCACCGTGCTGCGCGCCAACGCCGACTTCGTGGCGGAGGAGCTGGAAGACGAGAATGACAGCGACCTCTCGGCCGCCGCGCGCGACATAGCCGGCGGTGTCGAAAGGCTCGACGGCTACGTGCGCCTGCTCATCGAGGCCTCGCGCGGGTCCGGCGGGGCGGAGAGGGCCCCCATGCGGCCGGCCGAGCTCTGCGAACAGGTCCTCGCCGAGGCCGCCCAGATCGCCCGGGCGCGAGGCGTGACGCTCGACGCGGCCACGGGCCCCGCTGTCGCGGGCGCGCCCGAGGCCCCGCTCGACCGAACCGCCCTGGCGCGAGCCGCCGCGAACCTCGTGGCCAACGCCGCCGAGCACGCGCACTCGCGCGTGGCGGTCTCCTGCGACGTCGCGGGCGGACACCTCGTCATCGAGGTGGCCGACGACGGACCGGGCTTTTCTCCCGCCGCCCTCGAACGCGGCTGCGAGCGCCTCTTCACAGACGACTCGTCCCGCTCCTCGCGCGACGGAGGCCGCCACTACGGGCTCGGCCTCCACGTCGCCTCCGAGGCCGCGAGCGCCCACGGGGGCTCCGTCTCGCTCGCCAACAGCCCCTCGGGCGGCGCGGTGGTCACCATCGCGGTCTCCCTGTGCGGGATCTGA